The following coding sequences are from one Spirochaeta lutea window:
- the fliS gene encoding flagellar export chaperone FliS produces MAMTNYQAAAYKQVRVKTAGPGQIVIMLYDETIRQLKIAVELLETGSKQLDKVNNAILKARDIITELMVSLDMEQGGDFAQGMFSLYVWFNEQLLEANIQKDPKPVQVVVNHLTEIREAWAQIAGKVDVKPQERPGVSIRG; encoded by the coding sequence ATGGCAATGACGAATTATCAAGCCGCTGCGTACAAACAGGTTCGGGTGAAGACTGCCGGTCCGGGTCAGATTGTGATAATGCTGTACGATGAGACAATTCGTCAGCTGAAGATTGCCGTTGAATTATTGGAAACGGGTTCGAAACAGCTGGACAAGGTTAATAACGCAATCTTAAAGGCCCGGGATATAATTACCGAGCTGATGGTCTCCCTGGATATGGAGCAGGGGGGCGATTTCGCCCAGGGAATGTTCAGCCTGTATGTTTGGTTCAATGAGCAGCTTCTTGAGGCGAATATCCAGAAGGATCCGAAACCGGTACAGGTTGTGGTAAACCATCTTACCGAGATACGGGAAGCCTGGGCGCAGATTGCCGGAAAGGTAGATGTGAAACCCCAGGAACGACCCGGGGTAAGCATTCGGGGGTAG